The Paenibacillus macerans genome includes a window with the following:
- the hxlA gene encoding 3-hexulose-6-phosphate synthase: MELQLALDLVNIPEAKQIVAEVQEHIDIVEIGTPVVINEGLRAVKEIKEQFPSLKVLADLKVMDAGAYEVMKAAEAGADIVTILGATDDATIRGAVEEAKKHNTKILVDMINVKDIETRAREIDALGVDYICVHTGYDLQAEGQSPFEQLRIIKNVVKNSKTAVAGGIKLDTLPDVVKANPDLVIVGGGITGQADKKAVAAEMQRLVAQG; this comes from the coding sequence ATGGAATTGCAGTTGGCGCTTGATCTTGTCAACATCCCTGAAGCCAAACAAATCGTGGCCGAGGTGCAGGAGCATATCGATATCGTGGAAATCGGAACCCCCGTGGTCATTAACGAAGGTCTCCGCGCGGTCAAAGAAATTAAGGAACAGTTTCCGTCATTAAAAGTGCTGGCCGATTTGAAAGTGATGGATGCCGGCGCATACGAAGTGATGAAAGCCGCGGAAGCCGGCGCGGATATCGTAACCATTCTGGGGGCGACGGACGACGCCACGATTCGGGGCGCTGTGGAAGAGGCCAAAAAACATAACACCAAAATATTGGTGGATATGATCAACGTAAAAGATATCGAAACCCGGGCCCGGGAAATCGACGCATTGGGCGTAGACTACATCTGCGTTCATACCGGTTACGATTTGCAGGCGGAAGGCCAAAGTCCGTTTGAGCAATTGCGGATCATCAAGAACGTCGTGAAAAATTCCAAAACGGCGGTGGCCGGCGGAATCAAGCTGGACACCCTGCCCGACGTAGTCAAGGCCAATCCCGATCTTGTCATCGTTGGCGGAGGAATTACCGGACAGGCCGACAAAAAGGCCGTGGCCGCAGAAATGCAAAGATTGGTCGCTCAGGGGTAA
- the hxlB gene encoding 6-phospho-3-hexuloisomerase produces MDTVQYAAKIIEELQHSVSFIQEAEADRLVDRLLQADKVFVAGAGRSGFMAKSFAMRLMQMGLDAYVVGETVTPSIGKNDVLVIGSGSGETKALVSMAQKAKTLEAGVALVTISPESAIGKLADVIVRLPGSPKDKEQSRYNTIQPMASLFEQTLLIFYDAVILKCMERKGITGSEMYGRHANLE; encoded by the coding sequence ATGGATACCGTGCAATATGCCGCAAAAATTATCGAAGAGCTGCAGCATTCCGTCTCTTTTATTCAGGAAGCCGAAGCCGATCGGTTGGTAGACCGGCTGCTCCAGGCCGATAAAGTGTTTGTGGCCGGGGCGGGCCGTTCCGGGTTTATGGCGAAATCGTTTGCCATGCGGCTGATGCAAATGGGCCTTGACGCTTACGTCGTCGGTGAAACGGTGACCCCCAGCATCGGCAAGAACGACGTGCTGGTCATCGGTTCCGGCTCCGGAGAGACGAAAGCACTGGTCAGCATGGCGCAAAAGGCGAAAACGCTGGAAGCCGGGGTAGCGCTCGTCACCATCTCCCCCGAATCCGCTATCGGGAAACTGGCCGACGTGATCGTACGCCTGCCGGGTTCTCCGAAGGATAAGGAGCAAAGCCGTTACAATACGATTCAGCCCATGGCCTCCTTGTTCGAACAAACGCTGTTGATTTTTTATGACGCGGTCATTCTAAAATGCATGGAACGCAAAGGAATCACGGGCAGCGAGATGTACGGCAGGCACGCAAACTTGGAATAG
- a CDS encoding cation-translocating P-type ATPase: MWHTKSREAVLRELQADPAPGLTSAEAKARLSKYGPNKLKGKPKKSMLSLFLAQLKDMLIYVLLGAAVVTLFVGEYMDAVIILAVVLLNAVIGVIQEQKAEKAIEALQRMTTPKSLVRRDGEVKEIDSGEVVPGDIVILDAGRYIPADLRLLASANLQIEESALTGESVPADKNADDIHEDPKMPVGDLTNMAFMSTLVTYGRGEGVVVSTAMDTEMGKIAKILDEDTREFTPLQKKLEELGKILGYIAIGICVLIFVIGLIQGRDLFELFLTAISLAVAAIPEGLPAIVAIVLALGVTRMSRINAIVKKLPAVETLGSVNIICSDKTGTLTQNKMTVVEYFTAAPLNEEPPLEMIKTFVLCSDATYENGQGTGDPTEIALVAYGEQYNIQKRSLEAEYKRVNEKPFDSDRKLMSTLNQTREGYRVHTKGAIDQLLRISVSAVVKGEVVPLTEELKGQYLQAAEKMSDDALRVLGAAYKDTDRPLPPEEMEQDLTILGFVGMIDPPRTEVKDSIREAKMAGITPVMITGDHRNTAVAIAKELEIASSLEQSMTGADIDEMTDEAFARQIPNIRVFARVSPEHKVKIVKAYKAQGNIVSMTGDGVNDAPSLKTADIGVAMGITGTDVSKGAADMILTDDNFTTIVHAIRQGRNIYANIRKTVTFLLACNFGEVVAILASIVFFWPLPLLATQLLWINLVTDTLPAIALGVDPGEEDVMKRKPRDPKEGFFAGGAAVRAVIGGLLIGALTLVAFYVGLREYGYGLRSENIPADAMTYARTMAFVVLAASQLFYSFSKRSATKSIFTVGLFSNKLLVGAVLAGLFLQFVSITVPFLAAAFKVQNLSFADWAIVIGLALIPLLLSEVIKVFTRMVKPKEA, from the coding sequence ATGTGGCATACAAAATCCCGGGAAGCCGTGCTGCGGGAGCTGCAGGCCGACCCGGCGCCGGGCTTGACAAGCGCGGAAGCCAAAGCCCGGTTAAGCAAGTACGGACCGAACAAGCTGAAGGGCAAACCGAAAAAAAGCATGTTGTCTCTCTTTTTGGCCCAGCTCAAAGATATGCTCATTTACGTTTTACTGGGTGCTGCCGTAGTGACCTTGTTTGTCGGGGAATACATGGATGCAGTGATCATCCTGGCCGTCGTGCTCCTGAACGCGGTCATCGGCGTGATCCAGGAGCAAAAGGCGGAGAAAGCAATCGAAGCGCTGCAGCGGATGACGACGCCCAAATCGCTCGTCCGCCGCGACGGCGAGGTGAAGGAAATCGACTCCGGGGAGGTTGTGCCCGGGGACATCGTCATCCTCGATGCCGGGCGCTACATTCCGGCTGATCTGCGCCTGCTGGCGAGCGCCAACCTGCAGATCGAGGAATCGGCTTTGACCGGGGAATCCGTGCCGGCGGATAAAAACGCCGACGACATCCACGAGGACCCGAAGATGCCGGTCGGCGATCTGACCAATATGGCGTTCATGTCGACGCTGGTCACCTACGGGCGCGGCGAAGGAGTTGTCGTGTCGACGGCCATGGACACGGAGATGGGTAAAATCGCCAAAATTCTCGACGAAGACACCCGGGAGTTCACGCCCTTGCAAAAAAAGCTGGAAGAGCTCGGCAAAATACTCGGTTACATCGCCATCGGCATCTGCGTGCTGATTTTCGTGATCGGGCTGATCCAAGGACGCGACCTGTTCGAATTGTTTCTTACCGCGATCAGCCTGGCGGTGGCGGCGATTCCGGAAGGGCTTCCGGCCATCGTGGCGATCGTGCTTGCGCTTGGCGTTACCCGCATGTCGCGGATTAACGCGATCGTAAAGAAACTGCCTGCGGTCGAAACGTTAGGTTCCGTGAACATCATCTGCTCGGACAAAACGGGAACGCTGACGCAAAATAAAATGACGGTGGTCGAGTATTTTACCGCCGCCCCCTTAAATGAAGAACCGCCTTTGGAGATGATCAAAACCTTCGTCCTCTGCTCTGACGCTACCTACGAGAACGGCCAGGGAACCGGCGATCCCACGGAAATCGCCCTGGTTGCCTACGGCGAACAGTATAATATTCAGAAGCGTTCGCTGGAAGCGGAATATAAAAGGGTAAACGAAAAGCCCTTCGATTCCGACCGCAAGCTGATGTCCACCTTAAATCAGACCCGGGAGGGCTACCGCGTCCATACGAAAGGGGCGATCGACCAGCTCCTGCGGATTTCGGTTTCGGCCGTCGTCAAGGGGGAAGTGGTGCCGCTGACCGAGGAACTGAAAGGCCAATACTTGCAGGCGGCCGAAAAAATGTCGGACGACGCGCTAAGGGTGCTTGGCGCAGCCTATAAGGACACCGACCGCCCACTGCCGCCGGAGGAAATGGAACAGGATTTGACGATCCTCGGCTTTGTGGGAATGATCGATCCGCCGCGCACCGAGGTAAAGGACTCGATAAGGGAGGCGAAAATGGCCGGGATTACGCCGGTGATGATCACGGGCGATCACCGAAATACCGCGGTCGCCATCGCCAAGGAGTTGGAGATCGCCAGTTCCCTGGAGCAGAGCATGACGGGCGCGGATATTGACGAGATGACGGACGAAGCATTTGCCCGGCAAATCCCCAATATCCGCGTGTTCGCCCGCGTGTCCCCCGAGCACAAGGTCAAGATCGTCAAAGCGTATAAGGCCCAGGGAAATATCGTCTCGATGACGGGGGACGGGGTGAATGACGCGCCGTCCTTGAAAACCGCCGATATCGGGGTGGCCATGGGCATTACCGGTACCGACGTATCGAAGGGCGCCGCCGATATGATCCTGACCGACGATAACTTTACGACGATCGTCCATGCGATCCGGCAAGGCCGGAATATTTATGCCAACATCCGCAAAACGGTGACGTTTTTATTGGCCTGCAACTTTGGGGAAGTCGTAGCGATTTTGGCGTCGATCGTCTTTTTCTGGCCTTTGCCACTGTTGGCCACTCAGCTTCTCTGGATCAATCTGGTGACGGACACGCTGCCGGCGATCGCGCTCGGGGTTGATCCGGGCGAAGAAGATGTGATGAAACGCAAGCCGCGGGATCCGAAGGAGGGCTTCTTCGCCGGCGGCGCCGCGGTACGGGCCGTGATCGGCGGCCTGCTGATCGGGGCGCTGACGCTGGTTGCTTTTTACGTGGGCCTACGCGAATACGGCTATGGACTAAGGTCTGAAAATATTCCCGCAGACGCGATGACCTATGCGCGGACGATGGCGTTTGTCGTTTTGGCGGCTTCGCAGCTGTTTTACTCTTTTTCGAAACGCAGCGCCACGAAGTCGATTTTTACCGTTGGCCTGTTCTCCAACAAGCTGTTGGTCGGGGCGGTCCTCGCGGGTTTGTTTTTACAGTTCGTTTCCATCACGGTTCCGTTTTTGGCCGCGGCCTTCAAAGTGCAGAATCTGAGTTTTGCGGATTGGGCCATCGTCATTGGGCTGGCGCTTATCCCGCTGCTGCTGAGCGAGGTGATCAAAGTATTCACGCGCATGGTGAAACCTAAGGAAGCTTAG
- the udk gene encoding uridine kinase → MLIIGIAGGTGSGKTTVARSVIEQLDTDKVTFISQDNYYKDQTHLTMSEREKTNYDHPFAFDNELLVEHLTLLKNGQAAYAPVYDFTIHTRSDRTIMLQPNNIVIVEGLFVLYDEKLRGLLDIKVFVDTDSDVRILRRVLRDIEERGRSIHSIHQQYLATVKPMHEAFIEPSKKYADLIIPEGGHNEVGIQMLAILTEKYLSGGAR, encoded by the coding sequence ATGCTGATTATAGGTATCGCCGGCGGAACCGGCTCCGGTAAAACCACGGTGGCCCGCTCGGTTATAGAGCAGCTTGATACGGATAAAGTGACATTCATCTCGCAGGATAATTACTATAAAGATCAAACCCATCTGACGATGTCCGAACGGGAAAAGACCAACTACGACCACCCTTTCGCCTTCGACAATGAACTGCTTGTGGAGCATCTCACCCTTCTGAAAAACGGACAAGCCGCTTACGCGCCGGTGTACGATTTCACGATCCATACCCGGTCCGACAGAACGATCATGCTGCAGCCCAACAATATCGTTATCGTCGAGGGACTGTTCGTGCTGTATGACGAGAAGCTGCGGGGCCTGCTCGACATTAAAGTGTTCGTGGACACCGATTCCGACGTCCGCATCCTCCGCCGCGTGTTGCGGGATATCGAGGAACGCGGCCGCTCGATCCATTCCATCCACCAGCAGTACCTCGCCACTGTAAAGCCGATGCATGAAGCCTTCATCGAGCCGTCCAAAAAATACGCCGACCTCATCATCCCCGAAGGCGGGCATAACGAAGTCGGCATCCAAATGCTGGCGATCCTGACCGAAAAATATTTATCCGGAGGCGCCCGGTAA
- a CDS encoding ABC transporter ATP-binding protein has translation MRGKTLLLDHIKSHLLFYLTAVGFLAVANITYSYFPKVLGEFTDNLQTGNLTRNGVVYHASILALIALVYGGCFGIGQYINHRLGRIFEFRARQQLFGHFTRLSESFFSKNGIGKLLSYVMNDVTGVRESIANGLNQMTNASVLLISVIVMMAVSDIPALLIVVSILPLIAIPFLVVRIGPLIRDRSRKVQESLAAMTESAEEQFEGVKVTKSFAAEDTAYRRFGETVDRILGNQLSLVRITSLFQVLLPFTGAMAMAIAIAYGGMLVTRGELSLGNFVALTLYLRMIMNPLRLIGNVINAMQRSRASLDRLNRLLAVKPDIREAESALQLEDRPLSIEIRNLTFSYPEAARPSLTDIRLRLKPGQTLGIVGRTGSGKTTLVKLLLRIYDPPRGTVLIGGDDVLDLSLESLRSEIAYVPQDGFLFSTTIRDNIAFFDRDSELKKVVEASKLADLYDNIAAFPDKFETKLGERGLTLSGGQRQRTSLARGLIKDAPILLLDDSVSAVDAVTETKILTNLRLAREGKTTVIIAHRISAVKHADHILVLEDGRIAEQGTHDQLLNAGGLYAALHAIQEGGESDAG, from the coding sequence GTGCGGGGAAAAACTTTGCTGCTTGATCACATCAAATCGCATTTGCTGTTTTACCTGACGGCCGTCGGGTTCCTGGCGGTTGCCAACATCACGTATTCGTATTTCCCGAAAGTGCTGGGAGAGTTTACCGATAACCTGCAAACCGGCAATCTGACGAGAAACGGCGTCGTTTACCACGCCTCGATTCTCGCCTTGATCGCGCTCGTTTACGGAGGCTGCTTCGGAATCGGCCAATACATTAACCATCGCCTCGGCCGCATCTTCGAATTCCGCGCCCGCCAGCAGTTGTTCGGGCACTTTACCCGCTTAAGCGAATCCTTCTTTTCCAAAAACGGCATCGGCAAGCTGCTGAGCTACGTGATGAATGACGTCACCGGCGTGCGAGAGTCGATCGCTAACGGATTAAATCAAATGACCAATGCGTCGGTTTTGCTGATTTCCGTCATCGTGATGATGGCGGTGAGCGATATTCCGGCGCTTTTGATCGTGGTCAGCATTTTGCCGCTCATCGCCATCCCGTTCCTGGTCGTCCGCATCGGCCCGTTGATTCGCGACCGCTCGCGGAAGGTGCAGGAGTCGCTGGCGGCCATGACCGAGTCGGCGGAAGAGCAGTTTGAGGGCGTCAAAGTGACCAAAAGCTTCGCCGCCGAAGACACCGCCTACCGCCGGTTCGGCGAAACCGTCGACCGGATCTTAGGCAATCAGCTGTCTCTGGTCCGCATCACCTCGTTGTTTCAGGTGCTGCTGCCGTTCACCGGCGCGATGGCGATGGCCATCGCCATCGCCTACGGCGGCATGCTGGTGACGCGCGGGGAACTGTCGCTTGGCAATTTCGTGGCGCTGACGCTGTATTTGCGCATGATCATGAATCCGCTGCGCTTGATCGGCAACGTCATCAATGCGATGCAGCGCTCCAGGGCTTCGCTGGACCGGTTGAACCGGCTGCTTGCCGTGAAGCCGGACATCCGCGAAGCCGAAAGTGCGCTGCAGCTCGAAGACCGGCCGCTGAGCATCGAAATCCGGAATTTAACCTTTTCGTATCCCGAAGCGGCCAGACCGTCGCTTACGGACATCCGTCTCCGCTTGAAGCCGGGCCAGACCTTAGGCATCGTCGGCCGGACGGGCAGCGGCAAAACGACGCTCGTCAAGCTGCTGCTGCGGATTTACGATCCGCCGCGGGGCACGGTGTTGATCGGCGGCGACGACGTCCTCGACTTGTCGCTGGAGAGCCTGCGCTCGGAGATCGCCTACGTACCGCAGGACGGCTTCCTGTTCAGCACGACGATCCGCGACAACATCGCCTTTTTCGACCGGGATTCAGAGCTGAAAAAAGTCGTGGAAGCGTCAAAGCTCGCCGACCTGTACGACAACATCGCCGCCTTCCCCGACAAGTTCGAAACTAAGCTGGGGGAACGCGGGCTGACCTTGTCGGGCGGACAACGCCAGCGCACCAGCCTGGCGCGGGGGCTGATCAAGGACGCCCCGATCCTGCTGCTGGACGACAGCGTCAGCGCGGTGGACGCCGTAACCGAGACGAAAATCCTGACCAATCTGCGCTTGGCGCGCGAAGGCAAAACGACGGTGATCATCGCCCATCGCATCAGCGCCGTTAAACACGCCGACCATATCCTCGTGCTTGAGGATGGCCGGATCGCCGAGCAGGGCACGCACGACCAATTGCTGAATGCCGGCGGGTTATACGCCGCGCTGCACGCCATTCAGGAAGGAGGGGAAAGCGATGCCGGCTAA
- a CDS encoding ABC transporter ATP-binding protein: protein MPAKTMEQSPKKYELSPENRRKAFAALFAYAKPHRKAFLGVFAFAFLAIAADLLQPVLIKYAIDEKVLFGAHGAGILLTLAITYLLLEAISGIFSYFQANMLQRAGQSIVARLRKDLFRHITGQSMSFFDRSSAGGLVTNESSDTETINQFFTQVLLSLVRDGLSLILIVVFMFALDARLALYCMILFPIITAISLAFRKYLRTCYQRARALLSRLIAFTAENLTGMSLIQSFHQEKEQASRFTQRNTVYLQANLQEVRASVLFNRSFDILGNLSVAFVVWIGGIAVLGQRIEFGVLYAFISYIRQFFQPINAITQQWNTLQSTMVSMDRLWRIFSVEPEVRDPEPEDAVPADLASVRGRIDFNRIRFSYTAGQEVLHGLELHIREGEFIGIVGTTGAGKSSLVNLLTRFYDVSEGSVEIDGIDIRRLPLESLHRMVGLVQQDPFLFSGTIVDNVRLFRQEISREEVIEACQRVGAHPMIKRLKDGYDTLLSNRGSGLSAGERQLISFARILTFKPKILILDEATANLDSQTELLIQNALHVVSEGRTTLVIAHRLSTVQHADRIIVIQSGRIAEQGTHEQLLAQSGYYAELIRHSRGEPGVTA from the coding sequence ATGCCGGCTAAAACCATGGAACAAAGTCCGAAAAAATACGAGCTATCCCCGGAAAACCGGCGCAAGGCGTTCGCCGCCCTTTTCGCTTACGCCAAACCTCACCGCAAGGCGTTCCTTGGCGTGTTCGCCTTTGCGTTCCTGGCGATCGCCGCCGACCTCCTGCAGCCGGTGCTGATCAAATACGCCATCGACGAAAAGGTGTTGTTCGGAGCACACGGAGCTGGTATCCTGTTAACGCTTGCAATCACGTATTTGCTGTTGGAGGCTATCAGCGGCATATTTTCTTATTTCCAGGCCAATATGCTGCAGCGCGCCGGCCAGAGCATCGTTGCCCGCTTGCGCAAGGATTTGTTCCGCCACATCACCGGACAGTCTATGTCCTTCTTCGACCGCAGCTCCGCGGGAGGGCTTGTCACCAATGAGTCCAGCGATACGGAGACGATTAACCAGTTTTTCACCCAAGTGCTGTTAAGCCTCGTACGCGACGGGTTGTCGCTCATTTTGATCGTCGTCTTCATGTTCGCCCTGGATGCCCGCCTCGCCTTGTACTGCATGATCCTGTTTCCGATTATTACGGCCATTTCCCTGGCCTTCCGCAAATATTTGCGCACCTGCTACCAGCGGGCCCGCGCCCTGTTGTCCCGGCTGATCGCCTTCACTGCGGAAAATTTGACCGGCATGAGCCTGATTCAGTCCTTTCATCAGGAGAAGGAGCAGGCGTCGCGGTTTACGCAGCGGAACACCGTCTACCTGCAGGCCAACCTGCAGGAGGTGCGGGCTTCGGTGCTGTTCAACCGTTCCTTCGATATTTTGGGCAACCTGTCCGTCGCCTTTGTCGTGTGGATCGGCGGGATCGCGGTGCTGGGACAGCGCATCGAATTCGGCGTGCTTTACGCGTTCATCAGCTATATCCGCCAGTTTTTCCAGCCGATCAACGCCATCACGCAGCAGTGGAACACGCTGCAATCGACGATGGTATCGATGGACCGGCTGTGGCGCATCTTCTCGGTCGAGCCGGAGGTGCGTGATCCGGAGCCGGAGGATGCCGTGCCCGCCGACCTCGCCTCCGTTCGCGGCCGGATCGATTTCAACCGCATCCGGTTTTCGTACACCGCAGGCCAGGAAGTGCTGCACGGCCTGGAATTACATATCCGCGAGGGGGAGTTCATCGGCATCGTCGGCACGACCGGCGCGGGCAAAAGCTCGCTGGTCAACCTGTTGACCCGCTTCTATGATGTAAGCGAGGGAAGCGTCGAGATCGACGGCATCGACATCCGGCGCCTGCCGTTAGAGTCCCTGCACCGCATGGTCGGACTGGTCCAGCAGGACCCGTTCCTGTTCTCCGGTACCATCGTCGACAACGTCCGCCTGTTCCGGCAAGAGATCAGCCGCGAAGAGGTGATCGAGGCGTGCCAGCGGGTCGGCGCCCATCCGATGATCAAGCGGCTCAAAGACGGATACGATACGCTGCTGTCCAACCGGGGCAGCGGGCTGTCCGCCGGGGAGCGGCAGTTGATTTCTTTTGCCCGCATCCTTACGTTTAAGCCGAAGATCCTGATCCTGGACGAAGCGACCGCCAACCTCGATTCTCAAACGGAGCTGCTGATCCAAAACGCGCTGCACGTCGTTTCCGAGGGACGGACCACCCTGGTGATCGCCCACCGCCTGTCCACCGTCCAGCAT